One window of the Pseudomonas lurida genome contains the following:
- a CDS encoding NAD-dependent epimerase/dehydratase family protein, with the protein MHIAIFGANSQIAQDLIRSFLLDRTFKLSLFLRDKKKFDTSMLTPAVHRNVKMFDYTDFNTTTKFDAIINFVGVGDPAMASKMGATIFDITLEYDKLALDYLKLNRKCRYIFLSSGAAYGGSFETPVNAKSLAMFDINNLKTTDWYAIAKFYAETRHRAYQDHSIIDIRVFNYFSHTQNLNARYFITDAVRALMENNELATSSTNIFRDYITPADFYNLIVKTLTARDSVNLALDCYTKGSTDKLSILNHLRSRFGLRFVINDASQQINATGAKLHYYSENKTASKLGYTPNFNSIEGLTHEIEKLQLFR; encoded by the coding sequence ATGCATATAGCAATATTCGGTGCAAACAGCCAAATTGCCCAGGATCTTATACGCTCTTTTTTATTAGATCGGACATTCAAACTCAGTCTATTTTTGAGGGACAAAAAAAAATTTGATACATCAATGCTTACACCAGCCGTGCATCGAAACGTCAAAATGTTCGACTACACAGATTTCAATACCACTACTAAATTCGATGCAATCATAAACTTTGTAGGTGTCGGCGACCCCGCAATGGCCTCGAAAATGGGCGCTACCATATTCGATATCACCCTCGAGTACGATAAACTCGCACTCGACTATCTTAAATTAAACCGAAAATGCCGCTATATATTCCTAAGCAGCGGCGCAGCTTACGGTGGCAGCTTTGAAACACCCGTAAACGCTAAAAGCCTTGCCATGTTTGACATTAACAACTTGAAAACGACTGATTGGTACGCTATAGCAAAATTTTATGCCGAGACGAGGCATCGAGCGTATCAAGACCACAGCATTATTGATATACGGGTATTCAATTACTTCAGCCACACGCAAAACTTAAATGCGCGATACTTTATTACTGATGCAGTTCGCGCCCTCATGGAGAATAACGAACTCGCTACTTCATCCACCAACATATTTCGCGACTACATAACTCCAGCGGATTTTTACAATCTAATCGTAAAAACATTGACAGCCAGGGACAGCGTGAACCTCGCCCTCGATTGCTACACGAAAGGATCAACCGACAAGCTATCAATACTCAATCACCTACGTAGCCGTTTTGGCCTGAGATTTGTCATCAACGACGCATCTCAGCAAATTAATGCCACTGGCGCAAAACTACACTATTACTCCGAGAACAAAACTGCATCAAAACTAGGGTACACACCTAACTTCAACTCTATTGAAGGGCTGACTCATGAAATCGAAAAACTCCAACTCTTCAGATGA
- the rfbG gene encoding CDP-glucose 4,6-dehydratase: MKSTVSPAFWQGKRVFVTGHTGFKGSWLSLWLTSLGAQVKGFALAPPTHPALFVEAKVAEGMESEQGDIRDLAAITHSMTRFNPDVLIHMAAQPLVRLSYREPVETYATNVMGTLHVLEAARQCPNLRAIVNVTTDKCYENREWEWGYREDEPMGGHDPYSNSKGCVELITSAYRKSFFNNPQGAVLASGRAGNVIGGGDWAEDRLIPDILSAFEKSEPVTIRNPRSTRPWQHVLEPLSGYLVLAEHLWTHGHRFAQGWNFGPKDEDARPVEWILNHMVQAWGEGARWELDQDPQPHEANYLKLDISKARAHLHWVPSWNLETTLARIVTWHRAWLSGNDMQAHCLEEINAYMLAMHASSN, from the coding sequence ATGAAGTCGACAGTTTCTCCTGCTTTTTGGCAAGGCAAAAGAGTCTTCGTAACCGGTCATACTGGGTTCAAGGGCAGTTGGCTATCTCTATGGCTGACCAGCTTGGGCGCGCAAGTGAAGGGCTTTGCCCTGGCCCCGCCGACGCACCCCGCCTTGTTCGTGGAGGCCAAAGTGGCCGAAGGGATGGAGTCGGAGCAAGGCGACATTCGCGATCTGGCGGCTATCACCCACAGCATGACGCGCTTCAACCCCGACGTGCTGATTCATATGGCGGCACAACCGTTGGTGCGTTTGTCTTACCGCGAGCCGGTTGAGACCTACGCCACCAACGTGATGGGTACTCTGCACGTGCTCGAGGCGGCACGGCAGTGCCCCAACCTGCGGGCTATTGTTAACGTCACCACAGACAAATGCTATGAAAACCGCGAGTGGGAATGGGGCTATCGTGAAGACGAACCCATGGGCGGCCATGACCCATACAGCAACAGCAAAGGCTGCGTGGAGTTGATAACAAGTGCCTACCGCAAGTCGTTCTTCAACAATCCGCAAGGCGCCGTATTGGCCTCGGGCAGGGCCGGCAATGTAATTGGAGGCGGCGATTGGGCGGAAGACCGGCTAATACCTGATATTCTCAGTGCCTTCGAGAAGAGTGAGCCCGTCACAATACGTAACCCAAGGTCCACCCGGCCATGGCAGCACGTGCTGGAGCCTCTAAGTGGATACCTTGTGCTGGCCGAACATCTCTGGACTCATGGACATCGCTTTGCCCAGGGCTGGAACTTCGGCCCCAAAGATGAAGACGCACGCCCGGTGGAGTGGATCCTAAACCACATGGTGCAGGCCTGGGGTGAAGGTGCCCGTTGGGAACTGGACCAGGATCCGCAGCCGCATGAGGCCAATTACCTCAAGCTGGATATTTCCAAGGCGCGTGCCCACTTACACTGGGTCCCCAGTTGGAACCTTGAAACCACACTCGCCCGAATTGTTACCTGGCATCGCGCGTGGCTAAGTGGCAACGACATGCAGGCCCATTGCCTGGAAGAAATCAACGCCTACATGCTCGCCATGCATGCCAGCAGCAACTAA
- the rfbH gene encoding lipopolysaccharide biosynthesis protein RfbH, with amino-acid sequence MTPDMLRQEISKLVEQYANVALASKPFVAGETVIPPSGKVIGARELQLMVEASLDGWLTTGRFNAEFEKKLAEFIGVKFLLSVNSGSSANLVAFSTLTSPKLGERAIKKGDEVIGVAAGFPTTVNPIVQFGAIPVFVDVDMATHNINADLIEAAITPKTKAIMLAHTLGNPFNLGKVKALCEKYNLWLVEDCCDALGATYDGKLVGTFGDIATLSFYPAHHITMGEGGAVFTNNPMLKVIAESFRDWGRDCYCAPGCDNTCGDRFGQQYGSLPQGYDHKYVYAHLGYNLKITDMQAACGLAQLERAQDFIDTRKRNFGLLKERLSSLSEFLEIAEPTPNSDPSWFGFPVTLKESSGVNRVDLLKYLDQHKIGTRLLFAGNLTRQPYFQNLEYRVVGELTNTDRTMNQTFWLGVQPSLGQEHFEFVGEKLEEFFGIGF; translated from the coding sequence ATGACACCCGATATGCTCCGCCAGGAAATCAGCAAGCTCGTCGAGCAATATGCCAATGTTGCATTGGCGAGCAAGCCGTTCGTGGCTGGCGAAACCGTCATCCCGCCGTCCGGCAAAGTGATCGGTGCGCGAGAATTGCAATTGATGGTCGAGGCCTCTCTAGATGGCTGGCTGACCACTGGCCGCTTCAATGCCGAGTTTGAGAAAAAGCTGGCTGAGTTCATCGGTGTCAAATTCCTACTGTCGGTCAACTCCGGCTCTTCGGCCAACTTGGTTGCATTCAGCACTCTGACCTCACCCAAACTCGGTGAGCGGGCGATCAAAAAAGGCGATGAAGTTATTGGTGTGGCAGCAGGCTTTCCGACCACGGTTAACCCGATCGTTCAATTCGGTGCGATCCCGGTATTCGTTGACGTAGACATGGCCACTCATAATATCAATGCCGACCTGATCGAAGCCGCCATCACGCCGAAAACCAAGGCAATCATGCTGGCTCATACCCTGGGCAACCCGTTCAACCTGGGCAAGGTCAAAGCGCTGTGCGAAAAGTACAACCTCTGGCTAGTGGAAGATTGCTGTGACGCCTTGGGTGCAACCTATGACGGCAAGCTGGTTGGCACATTCGGCGACATCGCCACACTCAGCTTCTACCCCGCACACCACATCACCATGGGTGAAGGCGGTGCTGTGTTCACGAATAACCCGATGCTCAAAGTGATTGCCGAGTCGTTCCGCGACTGGGGCCGCGACTGCTACTGTGCACCCGGTTGTGACAACACTTGTGGCGACCGCTTTGGTCAACAATATGGCAGCCTACCTCAAGGCTACGATCACAAATACGTATATGCACACTTGGGCTACAACCTGAAAATTACCGACATGCAGGCTGCTTGTGGGTTGGCTCAGCTTGAACGCGCTCAGGACTTCATCGATACGCGCAAGCGTAACTTCGGGCTGCTGAAGGAGCGCTTGTCCAGTCTGTCCGAATTCCTAGAAATCGCTGAGCCCACACCCAACAGCGATCCATCATGGTTCGGGTTCCCAGTGACACTCAAGGAAAGCAGCGGCGTTAACCGTGTCGATTTGCTCAAGTACCTTGATCAGCACAAAATCGGGACACGCCTTCTATTTGCAGGCAACCTAACCCGCCAGCCCTACTTCCAGAATTTGGAATACCGAGTGGTTGGCGAACTGACAAATACCGACCGCACTATGAACCAGACATTCTGGCTAGGCGTACAGCCATCGCTGGGTCAGGAACATTTCGAGTTCGTCGGGGAGAAGCTGGAAGAATTTTTTGGGATTGGTTTCTAA
- a CDS encoding DUF2897 family protein, translated as MPWYAWLILVVAIGSIVGGLMMLRDSANKVELTDEQRKRVAERNAQADAKDAQDR; from the coding sequence ATGCCGTGGTATGCATGGTTGATATTAGTAGTCGCCATCGGGTCGATCGTCGGTGGACTGATGATGCTGCGTGACAGCGCCAACAAAGTGGAACTCACCGACGAACAACGCAAGCGCGTGGCCGAGCGCAACGCCCAGGCGGATGCCAAGGACGCGCAGGATCGCTGA
- the rfbF gene encoding glucose-1-phosphate cytidylyltransferase: MKAVILAGGLGTRLSEETSVRPKPMVEIGGKPILWHILKMYSAHGINDFIICCGYKGYVIKEYFANYFLHMSDVTFNMRDNTMKVHDQRAENWNITLVDTGDESMTGGRLRRVADYVKDEEAFCFTYGDGVSDLDISATLAFHKAHGKAATLTATFPPGRFGALDIQKGQVLNFKEKPKGDGALINGGFFVLSPTVLKHLKDDSTTWEQEPLMTLAAEGQLMAYEHAGFWQPMDTLRDKHYLEDLWHSGKAPWKSWD, from the coding sequence ATGAAAGCAGTTATTTTGGCCGGTGGCCTGGGAACGCGGCTAAGCGAAGAAACCAGCGTACGACCAAAACCCATGGTCGAGATCGGAGGTAAACCCATTCTCTGGCATATCCTGAAGATGTACTCCGCACATGGCATCAATGATTTCATTATCTGCTGTGGCTACAAGGGATATGTGATCAAGGAGTACTTTGCCAACTACTTCCTGCATATGTCCGACGTCACATTCAACATGCGCGACAACACCATGAAGGTGCACGACCAACGCGCTGAAAACTGGAACATCACTTTGGTCGATACCGGTGACGAGTCTATGACTGGGGGTCGCTTGCGTCGTGTCGCCGACTATGTCAAAGACGAAGAAGCCTTTTGTTTCACTTATGGTGATGGTGTCAGTGATCTTGATATAAGCGCTACCCTGGCCTTCCACAAAGCGCATGGCAAAGCTGCAACGCTAACTGCGACATTCCCGCCTGGGCGTTTTGGCGCGCTGGATATCCAGAAAGGTCAAGTGCTGAACTTTAAGGAGAAACCCAAGGGCGATGGCGCATTGATCAACGGCGGCTTCTTTGTTTTGAGCCCCACAGTGCTCAAGCACCTAAAGGACGACAGCACTACCTGGGAACAGGAGCCGCTGATGACGCTGGCCGCTGAAGGCCAACTCATGGCCTACGAACACGCGGGGTTCTGGCAGCCCATGGACACACTGCGTGATAAACATTATCTGGAGGATCTTTGGCATTCCGGCAAAGCTCCCTGGAAATCCTGGGACTGA
- a CDS encoding FAD-binding oxidoreductase, producing the protein MPTIILSNHKTFDAESGKSLLDCAKSQATVLEYSCRTGRCGVCKANVLSGETEVVQPELALTEEERASGTILTCCRAALSDVELDIEDLGLLADIQIKTMPCRIDSIERLADDVVRVVFRTPPKSALVYLAGQYIDVIGKDGVRRSYSIANAQREDAKLELHIRKVPNGVMSQYWFGEAQANDLLRLEGPLGTFCLRSANTQNLVFLATGTGIAPVKAMLEALEAEPGSFDNKDIYVYWGGRKEPDLYWRPDFPVLRVNYRPVLSRAEEQWTGATGYVQEAVLAEGLDLADTSVYACGSEAMIRTAREALIQAGLPPKFFHSDAFVSSN; encoded by the coding sequence GTGCCTACTATCATTTTGTCCAACCATAAAACTTTCGATGCCGAAAGCGGCAAGAGCCTGCTTGATTGTGCAAAATCACAGGCAACGGTACTTGAGTACAGCTGCCGCACGGGGCGATGCGGTGTTTGCAAGGCGAACGTTCTCAGCGGTGAGACTGAAGTGGTTCAACCGGAGCTGGCCCTAACTGAAGAGGAGCGTGCGTCGGGTACCATTCTTACCTGTTGCCGCGCTGCACTCAGTGATGTCGAGTTGGATATAGAGGATCTAGGGTTACTGGCCGATATCCAGATCAAAACCATGCCTTGCCGCATCGACTCCATCGAGCGTTTGGCCGACGACGTGGTGCGAGTCGTATTCCGAACACCGCCTAAAAGTGCACTTGTTTACCTCGCTGGACAGTACATTGACGTCATCGGCAAGGATGGTGTCCGTCGCAGCTATTCCATTGCTAATGCACAACGCGAGGATGCCAAGCTGGAGCTGCATATCCGTAAGGTACCTAACGGTGTCATGAGCCAGTATTGGTTCGGTGAAGCTCAGGCAAACGACCTCCTCAGGCTGGAGGGACCACTCGGTACCTTCTGTCTACGCAGCGCGAATACTCAGAATCTTGTGTTCTTGGCTACCGGCACCGGTATCGCGCCAGTAAAGGCCATGCTGGAAGCCTTAGAGGCCGAACCTGGGTCCTTCGACAACAAGGATATATACGTCTATTGGGGCGGGCGTAAGGAACCGGACCTATACTGGCGCCCTGACTTCCCTGTACTCCGCGTAAATTACAGACCGGTACTGTCTCGCGCAGAGGAGCAATGGACGGGCGCCACAGGCTACGTCCAAGAAGCAGTGCTAGCAGAAGGTCTCGACTTGGCGGACACCTCAGTCTATGCCTGTGGCTCTGAGGCCATGATTCGAACAGCACGTGAGGCGCTTATTCAGGCCGGCCTGCCCCCCAAATTTTTTCATTCCGATGCCTTTGTAAGCTCGAATTGA
- a CDS encoding GntR family transcriptional regulator encodes MTLSLSLADQIALELRADIIGGRLLPGMPLVEVELVKAYNASRNTIREALHRLGQEGLTRYVRNKGVMVRRLAREEVRDLFVVRRTLELQAIAQSGPLAEDQSARMQNAIDATTLAREREDWRAVATHSLVFHQQIVSLMRSPLFDEFFAQVIAQLRLVFCAAPDEQRFQSPWLERDREIYTLLVQQDKPAAGEAMSLYLDDSERLSLALFNHP; translated from the coding sequence ATGACGCTCAGCTTGTCTTTAGCCGACCAGATTGCGCTGGAGCTTCGTGCCGACATTATCGGCGGGCGGCTGTTGCCGGGCATGCCGTTGGTCGAAGTGGAGCTGGTAAAAGCCTACAACGCTTCGCGCAACACGATCCGCGAAGCGCTGCACCGGCTGGGCCAGGAAGGGCTGACCCGTTATGTGCGCAACAAGGGCGTTATGGTCCGTCGGCTGGCACGAGAGGAAGTGCGTGATTTGTTTGTGGTCCGTCGCACCCTGGAGTTGCAGGCCATCGCCCAAAGCGGTCCTCTGGCTGAGGATCAATCCGCGCGTATGCAAAACGCCATTGACGCCACCACCCTGGCCCGTGAGCGCGAAGACTGGCGTGCGGTCGCGACTCACAGCCTGGTGTTTCACCAACAAATCGTCAGCTTGATGCGCAGTCCCTTGTTCGATGAGTTTTTTGCCCAGGTGATCGCCCAGCTACGCCTGGTGTTTTGCGCTGCGCCCGACGAGCAACGCTTCCAGTCGCCCTGGTTGGAGCGTGATCGCGAGATTTACACGTTATTGGTCCAGCAGGATAAACCGGCTGCAGGGGAGGCGATGAGCCTGTACCTGGATGATTCGGAACGCCTGTCGTTAGCCTTGTTCAACCATCCCTGA
- a CDS encoding ComEA family DNA-binding protein — protein sequence MQNTYLTSLIFAFLTTLSVTTTAAPSIKAEAATPITAQMPMAEQSAKVNLNAADAETLRRDLFGIGAAKARAIIAYRESNGPFTAVDELLEVKGIGKALLEKNRDRLVIN from the coding sequence ATGCAAAACACCTACCTCACCTCCCTAATCTTCGCTTTCCTCACCACTCTCTCCGTCACCACCACCGCAGCCCCGTCCATCAAGGCTGAAGCAGCCACTCCTATCACCGCCCAGATGCCCATGGCTGAGCAGTCTGCGAAGGTCAATTTGAACGCTGCCGACGCCGAAACCCTGCGTCGCGATTTGTTCGGCATTGGTGCTGCCAAAGCCAGGGCGATCATTGCCTACCGCGAAAGCAATGGCCCGTTCACGGCGGTGGATGAGTTGTTGGAAGTGAAGGGGATTGGCAAGGCTTTGCTAGAGAAGAACCGCGACAGGCTTGTAATCAACTAA
- a CDS encoding thiamine pyrophosphate-binding protein codes for MKASDAVALVLAQNKVLYGYELIGGMITHLVDSINQLGRTKLVSVHHEQGAAFAASAVSRATRHEVLGIALGTSGPGATNLITGIADCWLDSHPCLFLTGQVNTYELKGERNIRQQGFQELDSVALVSSITKYAYQVRHVDELLPCLQKAIDIAREGRPGPVLLDIPMDIQRTDIDDSIVEAHLVPRPECVDASLDVSDLETIKHALECAQNPLILLGGGAVNTRNFPQWLDQLEASGIPYVASLKGAEKTLASANYLGMLGAYGTRAANHAVQNCDFLLVLGSRLDIRQTGAKPDEFARKAKIFQIDLMEGQLNNRVKAHASYVIELNTFFARFALSNVQKNSAWPAWTADLRAEFEQYFVDEYTDWSVSPFAICSTLGSLTKGHTLDFVADVGNNQMWAAHTLRLNHGQSMHHSGGLGSMGFAIPAAIGVCNAGDKPVIVITGDGGAQLNIQELDIIARDQLPILVIVLNNHSLGMVRGFQEMYFEGRNSSTYWNGYTSQFKAIGEAYGINSMVACTHDAFSAQVRLFLESPRPTLIELMMPDARECRPRLEFGRPIDQQMPEKLRTPR; via the coding sequence ATGAAAGCATCAGATGCCGTAGCGTTGGTTCTTGCACAGAACAAGGTTCTGTATGGTTACGAGCTTATCGGCGGGATGATCACGCATTTAGTTGACAGCATCAATCAGTTGGGCCGAACTAAGCTGGTCTCGGTTCACCATGAGCAAGGAGCGGCGTTCGCTGCATCTGCTGTATCCCGAGCGACACGCCACGAAGTACTTGGCATCGCCTTGGGCACTAGCGGCCCCGGCGCAACCAACCTGATAACCGGTATAGCTGATTGCTGGCTCGATAGCCATCCGTGCCTCTTTCTGACGGGCCAGGTCAATACGTACGAGCTCAAAGGCGAGAGGAACATCCGCCAACAGGGGTTCCAAGAACTCGATAGCGTCGCACTAGTCAGCAGCATTACTAAGTACGCCTATCAGGTCAGGCATGTCGACGAGTTGCTTCCATGCCTGCAGAAAGCTATCGACATCGCCAGGGAGGGACGCCCTGGCCCGGTCTTGTTGGATATCCCAATGGATATACAGCGAACCGACATTGATGACTCCATTGTAGAGGCGCATCTGGTACCTCGGCCGGAGTGTGTCGATGCGTCACTGGATGTATCAGACCTAGAAACGATCAAGCACGCACTGGAATGTGCTCAGAATCCGCTGATTCTACTGGGCGGAGGAGCCGTCAACACACGTAACTTCCCGCAATGGCTCGATCAATTAGAGGCATCGGGTATCCCCTACGTAGCCAGCTTGAAAGGAGCAGAAAAGACTCTGGCGAGCGCAAATTATCTGGGCATGCTTGGTGCGTATGGAACACGTGCCGCCAACCATGCTGTGCAAAATTGCGATTTCTTGTTGGTACTGGGTAGCCGCCTAGACATTCGGCAAACCGGCGCAAAACCCGATGAATTCGCGCGCAAGGCCAAGATTTTTCAGATCGACTTGATGGAAGGGCAACTGAACAACCGTGTGAAGGCACACGCATCATACGTAATTGAACTGAATACTTTCTTTGCGCGCTTCGCGCTATCCAATGTGCAAAAAAACTCGGCTTGGCCTGCTTGGACGGCGGATTTGCGTGCCGAGTTCGAGCAATACTTTGTCGACGAGTACACCGATTGGTCTGTGAGCCCTTTCGCCATATGCTCAACCCTAGGGTCCTTGACCAAAGGTCACACTCTCGACTTCGTTGCCGATGTGGGCAACAACCAGATGTGGGCCGCGCATACGCTGCGCTTGAACCACGGCCAGTCCATGCACCACTCTGGCGGCCTGGGAAGCATGGGATTCGCGATCCCCGCGGCTATTGGCGTCTGCAACGCGGGCGACAAACCTGTGATAGTTATTACAGGTGATGGTGGCGCCCAGCTTAATATTCAAGAGCTGGATATCATTGCGCGTGATCAACTTCCAATATTGGTCATTGTGCTCAATAACCACTCTCTGGGGATGGTACGCGGTTTCCAAGAAATGTACTTCGAAGGGAGAAACTCTTCGACCTACTGGAACGGCTACACTTCACAGTTTAAAGCAATTGGTGAAGCCTATGGAATCAACTCCATGGTCGCCTGCACCCATGATGCATTTTCGGCGCAAGTAAGACTATTTCTTGAGTCACCCCGACCTACATTGATTGAGTTGATGATGCCCGACGCTCGAGAATGCCGTCCTCGGCTCGAATTTGGCCGACCAATAGATCAGCAAATGCCTGAAAAATTACGGACACCTCGCTGA
- a CDS encoding urea carboxylase-associated family protein: MYKDYPAAYQVSKGSALQVDTAFYERIRDRADQRTLVESFEVPIRTGRAWKVPAGHVFRVTTPVGPQVGDFNVWNANDPRERLWAARTRQLQGAHVSTHDRLWSNLPFLRPLVTITDDSLAGYGIDEHGGRLHDLLGTRCDPYVNRMLTGEDFHHHCHSNLTRAVLPHGLTEFDVHDVLNIFQCTGLNHDDMYFMKACPAQKGDYLEFFAEIDVLCALSTCPGGDLSLPMWGPDAQDPLTVCRPLGVEIYKLEDELLKGWSQPERAAYKGQHGLHIAKAAWE, from the coding sequence ATGTACAAAGACTATCCGGCCGCTTACCAGGTCAGCAAAGGTTCGGCGTTGCAGGTGGATACGGCGTTCTACGAGCGTATCCGTGATCGGGCTGACCAGCGCACGCTCGTTGAAAGCTTCGAGGTACCGATTCGCACGGGCAGGGCGTGGAAGGTGCCGGCCGGGCATGTGTTCCGGGTCACCACGCCGGTGGGGCCACAGGTGGGTGACTTCAATGTGTGGAACGCCAATGACCCTCGCGAGCGTTTGTGGGCGGCGCGTACGCGCCAGTTGCAAGGCGCGCATGTCAGCACCCATGACCGCTTATGGTCGAACCTGCCCTTTCTGCGGCCGTTGGTGACGATCACCGACGACAGCCTGGCCGGTTACGGTATCGATGAGCACGGCGGTCGCTTGCACGATTTACTCGGTACCCGTTGCGATCCCTATGTGAACCGCATGCTCACCGGTGAAGACTTCCATCACCATTGCCACTCGAACCTGACGCGCGCGGTGTTACCCCACGGCCTGACGGAATTCGACGTGCATGACGTGCTGAATATTTTCCAGTGCACGGGCCTCAATCACGACGATATGTACTTCATGAAAGCCTGCCCGGCACAAAAGGGCGACTACTTGGAGTTTTTTGCCGAAATTGATGTGTTGTGCGCGCTGTCGACGTGCCCGGGCGGGGATCTGTCGTTGCCGATGTGGGGGCCGGATGCACAGGATCCGCTGACGGTGTGCCGCCCGCTGGGGGTTGAGATCTATAAGCTGGAGGATGAGCTGCTGAAGGGCTGGAGCCAGCCTGAGCGTGCTGCCTACAAGGGGCAGCACGGTTTGCATATTGCCAAGGCGGCTTGGGAGTAA
- a CDS encoding TetR/AcrR family transcriptional regulator — MRYSSDHKAQTHQRIIKEASVRFRRDGIGATGLQPLMRALDLTHGGFYAHFKSKGELVEKALQAAAAELDAHCEMLFSQERPLEGFIDSYLSEWHLNSPAEGCPLPTMSSELGLRGQQSATTDAVLDARIQQIETALGDRKTDAQGLVMMSTLVGALVLARGVKDKALARRIMDVVRASVKTQVSETEKAGQ, encoded by the coding sequence ATGCGTTATTCATCCGACCATAAAGCCCAGACCCACCAACGCATCATCAAGGAAGCCTCCGTACGCTTTCGCCGCGACGGAATCGGCGCCACCGGCTTGCAGCCGCTGATGAGGGCACTGGACCTGACGCACGGCGGGTTCTACGCGCATTTCAAATCCAAGGGCGAGCTGGTGGAAAAGGCGCTGCAGGCCGCAGCTGCCGAGTTGGATGCTCATTGCGAAATGCTCTTCAGCCAGGAACGGCCACTGGAAGGGTTTATTGATAGCTACCTGTCGGAGTGGCACCTGAACTCGCCGGCTGAAGGCTGCCCATTGCCGACCATGTCTTCGGAGCTAGGGCTGAGAGGCCAGCAAAGTGCGACGACAGATGCGGTGCTCGACGCTCGGATCCAGCAGATTGAAACCGCCCTGGGCGATAGAAAGACCGATGCACAAGGCCTGGTGATGATGTCAACGCTGGTAGGTGCTTTGGTGCTGGCGCGAGGCGTTAAAGACAAGGCACTGGCGCGACGAATCATGGACGTGGTGCGGGCCAGTGTGAAAACCCAGGTTTCAGAAACTGAAAAAGCCGGTCAGTGA